One window from the genome of candidate division WOR-3 bacterium encodes:
- a CDS encoding LytR C-terminal domain-containing protein: MGLALFSIAYRFCKPKKIINSDFSKIRIEIINCSGIEKQARKTQDFLRNFGFDVYELRTGKQIIDRTTVIERVNPQLSNAMAVANIMSYQKKLGFLPISRKVLPEIQKDIDSLLYIEVTVVLGRDAEKFIKSVQLP; the protein is encoded by the coding sequence TTGGGCCTAGCATTATTTTCTATTGCCTACCGATTTTGCAAACCGAAAAAAATCATTAATTCTGATTTTAGTAAAATTCGAATTGAAATCATAAACTGTTCGGGTATTGAAAAACAAGCTCGAAAGACCCAAGATTTTCTGCGAAATTTTGGTTTTGATGTTTATGAATTAAGAACCGGAAAACAAATCATTGACCGGACTACGGTTATTGAGAGAGTCAACCCTCAACTGTCTAATGCTATGGCCGTAGCGAACATAATGTCTTATCAAAAGAAATTAGGATTTTTGCCTATTAGTCGAAAAGTCCTTCCGGAAATCCAAAAAGACATTGATTCTCTATTGTATATAGAAGTTACTGTTGTTCTTGGTCGGGATGCCGAAAAATTTATCAAATCTGTTCAACTGCCGTGA
- a CDS encoding NTP transferase domain-containing protein produces MTGIILAAGKSKRMGLNHSKVLLPLKGRPVLAWIIELAQKASLNPIIVVISPNNLEIKDIFSDYGIQFVIQPEAKGTADAVRVCAPLLSVNDDILVLYGDVPLLKLSTIKELIEVFYREKADATILTAILDNPSSYGRIVRNEQQEIIAIIEHKDAGPEIQKINEINTGVYAFRFAKLKPILDTLPASSKDGEYYLTSALTEIIKQGGKVNSVRTKTPEESFGINTPEEWERVKKLFNTQCD; encoded by the coding sequence ATGACCGGAATAATTCTCGCAGCCGGGAAAAGTAAACGAATGGGACTTAACCATTCGAAAGTGTTACTGCCTCTAAAAGGTCGTCCCGTACTCGCCTGGATTATAGAACTGGCCCAAAAAGCCTCACTAAACCCAATTATTGTCGTCATTTCTCCTAATAATCTTGAAATTAAAGATATTTTTAGTGATTATGGTATCCAGTTTGTTATTCAACCTGAGGCGAAAGGAACTGCTGATGCTGTTAGGGTTTGTGCGCCGTTATTATCAGTAAATGATGACATTTTAGTATTATACGGCGATGTTCCATTATTAAAATTATCCACGATTAAAGAATTAATCGAGGTCTTTTATAGAGAAAAAGCCGATGCGACAATATTGACTGCAATTTTAGACAACCCGTCAAGTTATGGTCGAATTGTTCGCAACGAGCAACAAGAAATCATTGCTATCATTGAACATAAAGATGCCGGACCTGAAATTCAGAAGATTAACGAGATTAATACCGGCGTTTATGCTTTTCGTTTTGCAAAACTAAAACCGATTTTAGATACCTTACCCGCCAGTTCCAAAGATGGCGAATATTATCTAACTTCGGCATTAACCGAAATTATTAAACAAGGTGGTAAGGTAAACTCTGTAAGAACAAAAACACCGGAAGAAAGTTTTGGTATCAATACACCGGAAGAATGGGAACGCGTAAAAAAATTATTTAATACTCAATGTGATTAA
- a CDS encoding aspartate 1-decarboxylase, with the protein MLRFLLKSKIQHLKVTDKNLLTDCSITIDEELIQRADILEGELVQVINNNNGAQFETYVTKGEKGSGTVCLNGRTATLGEIGDELTVLSYAAMETVTARSFEAKKITVANNNCIINDRNNSRSREK; encoded by the coding sequence ATGTTACGGTTTCTTTTGAAATCTAAAATCCAACATTTAAAAGTAACGGATAAAAATCTTCTTACAGACTGCAGTATTACCATTGACGAAGAATTGATTCAACGCGCTGATATTTTAGAAGGAGAATTGGTTCAGGTAATCAATAACAACAATGGCGCTCAATTCGAAACCTATGTTACGAAAGGTGAAAAAGGTAGTGGCACCGTGTGTCTTAATGGAAGAACTGCTACCTTGGGAGAAATTGGCGATGAACTAACGGTTTTATCTTATGCGGCAATGGAAACCGTTACTGCCAGAAGTTTTGAAGCCAAAAAAATAACTGTCGCTAATAACAATTGTATAATTAATGACCGGAATAATTCTCGCAGCCGGGAAAAGTAA
- the rplQ gene encoding 50S ribosomal protein L17 — protein MRHGRKIKKIGRTAAHRKALIKNMLRSLFIHERIKTTLAKAKLVQKHAERLIRYAQNKSVAHQRYVFRFLQNKQLVKHLVDEIAPRFQNQQGGYTRIFKLEHRVGDSAEMALLELTIKKTKEKEGTKKT, from the coding sequence GTGCGTCACGGCAGAAAAATAAAAAAAATAGGCCGAACTGCTGCACATCGAAAAGCGTTAATCAAAAATATGCTCCGATCCTTATTCATCCATGAACGAATTAAAACCACCTTAGCCAAAGCGAAACTGGTACAAAAACATGCTGAACGATTAATTCGGTATGCTCAAAATAAATCAGTTGCCCATCAACGCTATGTTTTTAGATTTTTACAAAACAAGCAGTTAGTAAAACATTTAGTCGATGAAATAGCCCCAAGGTTTCAAAACCAACAAGGAGGATATACCCGAATTTTTAAATTAGAGCACCGAGTAGGGGATAGTGCCGAAATGGCGCTGTTAGAACTCACTATCAAAAAAACGAAGGAAAAGGAAGGAACTAAGAAAACTTAA
- a CDS encoding DNA-directed RNA polymerase subunit alpha produces the protein MKLTPILLPESAVLEKETATSNYGKFTITPLEKGWGHTIGNALRRALLSSIQGAAVTQVRINNVLHEFSTIPGVIEDVSQIILNIKKIRMRLDSETPKLCYLHAKGINEYKAKHLTVPPEIIIANPEQTILNITDANQSVHIELRVENGRGYIPAERLKKLGSYPEGTIFLDAFFSPVKKVNFWVENTRVADRADYEKIILEIWTDGTVFPEECFIQSATILKNHLINLIPTEKEPEFIMAERYDKEKQRLIDLLKMDIEELELSNRALNCLRKGRSKKTGEKVNIITVGDLVSRTEREMLDIENFGRKSLEEVRKILEAHGLSFGMDVTEIMKKE, from the coding sequence ATGAAATTAACACCCATTTTATTACCGGAAAGTGCAGTTCTCGAAAAAGAAACTGCTACCAGTAATTACGGAAAATTTACTATTACTCCCTTAGAAAAAGGTTGGGGGCATACTATCGGTAACGCCTTACGTCGAGCCCTGCTTTCATCAATTCAGGGTGCGGCAGTAACTCAAGTCCGTATTAATAATGTGCTCCACGAGTTTTCTACTATTCCCGGAGTTATTGAAGATGTATCACAAATCATATTAAATATAAAAAAGATTCGTATGCGCTTAGATTCCGAAACTCCTAAACTTTGTTATCTCCATGCAAAAGGCATAAATGAATATAAGGCTAAACATTTAACTGTGCCGCCTGAAATCATTATTGCTAATCCTGAGCAAACCATTCTTAATATTACCGATGCCAATCAAAGCGTCCACATTGAATTACGTGTTGAAAATGGACGGGGTTATATTCCTGCGGAACGATTAAAAAAACTTGGCAGTTATCCTGAAGGCACCATTTTCCTTGATGCTTTTTTCTCACCAGTTAAAAAAGTGAATTTCTGGGTAGAAAACACTCGGGTTGCGGACCGAGCTGATTATGAAAAAATAATTTTAGAAATTTGGACTGATGGAACGGTATTTCCAGAAGAGTGTTTCATTCAAAGTGCCACAATCTTAAAAAATCATCTCATAAACCTTATTCCTACTGAAAAAGAACCGGAATTTATTATGGCTGAACGCTATGACAAAGAAAAGCAACGATTAATTGACCTTCTTAAAATGGATATCGAAGAGTTGGAACTTTCAAATCGAGCTCTTAATTGTCTCCGAAAAGGGCGCTCGAAAAAAACTGGGGAAAAGGTAAATATTATAACCGTTGGCGATTTGGTCAGCCGTACCGAACGCGAAATGCTTGACATCGAAAATTTCGGTCGCAAGTCTTTGGAAGAAGTTCGTAAAATCTTAGAAGCACATGGCTTAAGTTTTGGCATGGATGTTACAGAAATAATGAAAAAGGAGTGA
- the rpsD gene encoding 30S ribosomal protein S4 gives MARNIGPICKRCRSAGEKLFLKGEKCYTDKCVLPKRLEKQVDRGKKLSQYSIQLKEKQKLKAIYGVLEQQFHLIFLRAQKKKNPGEQLLVSLERRLDNTVYRLGFCNSRAQARQFVRHGHILVNGKKVNIPSYEVNPDDTISIKDKKGLEMAKKILIDKEPTTVDWLQLDKDNVIGKVLRLPSREDIKDIPVNTQLIVELYSK, from the coding sequence ATGGCACGAAACATAGGTCCTATTTGTAAACGGTGTCGCAGCGCCGGCGAGAAACTCTTTCTCAAAGGCGAAAAATGTTACACTGATAAATGTGTATTGCCTAAGCGGTTAGAAAAACAGGTTGACCGCGGTAAAAAACTTTCACAGTATTCTATCCAATTAAAAGAGAAACAAAAACTTAAAGCAATATACGGTGTATTAGAGCAACAATTTCATCTCATCTTTTTGCGTGCTCAAAAGAAAAAGAATCCTGGAGAACAATTATTAGTCTCTTTAGAACGTCGTTTAGATAACACTGTATATCGTTTAGGTTTTTGCAATTCCCGAGCACAGGCAAGACAGTTTGTGCGTCACGGACATATTTTAGTAAATGGTAAAAAGGTTAACATTCCTTCTTATGAAGTAAATCCTGATGATACGATTTCGATCAAAGATAAAAAAGGGTTAGAAATGGCAAAGAAAATCCTGATCGATAAAGAACCGACTACGGTCGATTGGCTCCAATTAGATAAAGATAATGTTATCGGTAAGGTACTACGACTACCATCTCGTGAAGATATTAAAGATATACCAGTAAATACTCAATTAATTGTCGAACTCTATTCAAAATAA
- the rpsK gene encoding 30S ribosomal protein S11 yields the protein MKKSVKRKVPPTCIAHILSTFNNTIVTITDPEGNVLCWSSAGRIGFKGAKKGTPFAAQQCAEAAGREAVTLGVQKVIIEIKGPGPGREAAIRSLQNAGLKITAIRDVTPIPHNGCRPPKPRRV from the coding sequence GTGAAAAAATCAGTTAAACGCAAAGTTCCGCCAACCTGTATCGCTCATATCCTATCTACTTTTAATAACACAATAGTAACTATTACTGACCCGGAAGGCAATGTTTTATGCTGGTCCTCGGCTGGCCGGATTGGTTTTAAAGGTGCTAAAAAAGGGACTCCCTTTGCTGCACAACAATGCGCTGAAGCCGCTGGTCGTGAAGCAGTTACACTAGGCGTCCAAAAAGTTATCATTGAAATAAAAGGGCCCGGTCCTGGTCGTGAAGCGGCAATTCGTTCTTTACAGAATGCCGGATTAAAAATTACCGCTATCCGAGATGTAACCCCAATTCCCCATAATGGCTGCCGACCACCTAAGCCGAGAAGAGTATAG
- the rpsM gene encoding 30S ribosomal protein S13 produces the protein MARIAGVDLPDTKKILYALPHIYGIGLSTARKILDSTGVDPNKKVMELKDDEIAKIRKEIETNYKVEGALRAEVAANIKRYIEIGSYRGLRHRAGLPVRGQRTRTNARTRKGPRKTAGVIKVRETTKPK, from the coding sequence ATGGCAAGAATTGCTGGTGTTGATTTACCAGATACTAAAAAAATCCTTTACGCTTTACCCCATATTTATGGGATTGGTCTAAGTACGGCACGGAAGATACTTGATAGCACAGGTGTTGACCCTAACAAAAAAGTTATGGAATTGAAAGATGACGAAATTGCAAAAATTCGTAAAGAAATTGAGACTAATTACAAAGTTGAAGGAGCGCTACGAGCAGAGGTTGCGGCAAACATCAAACGCTACATCGAAATCGGTTCTTATCGTGGATTAAGGCATCGTGCTGGTTTACCTGTTCGTGGTCAACGGACTCGAACTAATGCCCGAACCAGAAAAGGTCCAAGAAAAACTGCAGGTGTCATAAAGGTTCGCGAAACGACCAAACCTAAGTAA
- the rpsR gene encoding 30S ribosomal protein S18, which yields MMIRKRKHCFFCERKEQVISYNNPVLRNFISERGKILPAQYTGTCPRHQRRLKKAIKLARNLAILSYVKR from the coding sequence ATGATGATAAGAAAACGAAAACATTGTTTCTTTTGTGAACGCAAAGAACAGGTAATCAGTTATAATAATCCAGTGCTGAGAAACTTCATTAGCGAACGCGGCAAAATTCTTCCTGCGCAGTATACTGGGACCTGTCCTCGGCATCAAAGGCGATTAAAGAAAGCAATAAAATTAGCACGTAATCTTGCGATTCTCTCATATGTAAAAAGATGA